In the Chloroflexota bacterium genome, one interval contains:
- the glnA gene encoding type I glutamate--ammonia ligase: protein MPVTKEEILAKIVEQKVQFINLQFTDIVGIIKNVTIPVSQIHEALDHGVWFDGSSIEGFARIAESDMYLVPDLNTYAVIPWESTGDYITARFICDVYTPDDQPFAGDPRHVLKRTLAQAAELGFIYNTGPELEFFLFKPGPNGELIPLPHDAAGYFDVSTDYATHIRRQMVASLQTFGIKVEASHHEVAIGQHEIDFEYGDALTTADHTVTFRTVLKAIAQLNGLHATFMPKPIAGINGSGMHVHQSLSSIVTGRNEFHDHETNNLSLLAQHFTAGLLDHALGMTAVLAPLVNSYKRLVPGYEAPIYVSWGRTNRSALVRIPRISAGRSNQATRIELRCPDPSANPYLAFSVMLAAGLDGIKRKLMPPPSAEEDLYHVDPIARGLKTLPVSLGEALEELKRDSVIQEALGEHIYERYIEAKTQEWDAYRRHVSQWELDRYLPIY from the coding sequence ATGCCAGTCACAAAAGAAGAAATTTTAGCAAAAATTGTCGAACAAAAAGTCCAGTTTATTAATCTCCAATTTACCGATATTGTTGGGATTATTAAAAATGTGACGATTCCTGTTTCGCAAATTCACGAAGCACTCGACCATGGCGTTTGGTTCGATGGCTCTTCAATTGAAGGTTTTGCCCGCATCGCCGAAAGCGATATGTATTTGGTTCCCGATCTCAATACTTATGCAGTGATTCCATGGGAGAGCACTGGCGATTATATTACTGCGCGTTTTATTTGCGATGTCTACACGCCTGATGATCAACCATTTGCTGGTGACCCACGCCATGTGCTCAAACGCACGCTGGCCCAAGCCGCCGAATTAGGCTTTATCTACAATACTGGGCCTGAATTAGAGTTTTTCTTGTTTAAGCCAGGCCCGAACGGCGAGTTGATTCCGTTGCCGCACGATGCAGCGGGCTATTTTGATGTTTCAACTGATTATGCCACCCATATTCGTCGCCAGATGGTGGCTTCATTGCAAACCTTTGGCATCAAAGTCGAAGCGAGCCATCACGAAGTGGCGATTGGCCAGCATGAAATTGATTTTGAATATGGCGATGCCTTGACGACCGCCGATCATACCGTCACTTTTCGCACGGTACTGAAGGCAATTGCTCAATTAAATGGCTTACATGCCACTTTTATGCCCAAGCCAATCGCTGGGATTAATGGGTCGGGCATGCACGTTCATCAGAGTTTGTCATCGATCGTAACGGGTCGCAACGAGTTTCATGATCACGAAACTAACAACTTATCGTTATTGGCGCAGCATTTTACCGCAGGCTTGCTTGACCATGCTTTGGGCATGACTGCCGTGCTAGCGCCGTTGGTCAACTCCTATAAACGGCTCGTGCCTGGCTACGAAGCACCGATTTACGTTAGTTGGGGCCGCACCAACCGCTCAGCACTCGTGCGTATTCCACGGATCAGCGCTGGCCGCTCGAACCAAGCCACTCGGATTGAGTTACGTTGCCCTGACCCATCGGCCAATCCCTATTTGGCTTTCTCGGTGATGTTGGCTGCTGGGCTTGATGGTATTAAGCGCAAACTCATGCCGCCACCCTCAGCCGAAGAAGATTTGTACCATGTTGACCCAATTGCCCGTGGCTTGAAAACTTTGCCCGTTTCATTGGGCGAGGCTTTAGAAGAATTAAAGCGCGATAGTGTGATTCAAGAAGCCTTGGGCGAACACATTTACGAGCGCTATATCGAGGCCAAAACCCAAGAATGGGATGCCTACCGCCGCCACGTCTCACAATGGGAGCTTGACCGCTATTTGCCAATTTATTAG